One genomic region from Vanacampus margaritifer isolate UIUO_Vmar chromosome 2, RoL_Vmar_1.0, whole genome shotgun sequence encodes:
- the prkcsh gene encoding glucosidase 2 subunit beta → MAMACQCLIPLLLLSAAVSTVEVHRPRGVPLTKKHFYVEGKPFTCLDGSRTIPFDRVNDDYCDCQDGSDEPGTPACPNGSFYCTNAGHRPTFIPSSRINDGVCDCCDATDEFNSGARCPNTCRELGRKERESLQKLAEIAKEGFILKQQLIQEAKRGLEEKKAKALEFEASKKQLEEKVEALRTVKESAEEPEKEAKGRHLKAWEDQKAAVRAEKDKARMTEVFLELDDDGDGLVSLTELQSHSELDTDSDGSFTEMEAQTLLGGMDKVDTMAFEAVWKDIKDKYISEAQAQEEMPQEEMPQEETPHGETRETLSDNDSDRYSEGEIPEEDDDGDEQEEEDDEEEEEDEDPDEADYNRPPAVQEKKDDEDEGTMPPYDGETQNLIDAAQKAREQFDEAERALRELDDQLKSLEKETSSDFGPSAEFAYLYNQCYDLNTSEYVYRLCPFNRVTQKPKHGGSETSLGSWGHWDGPEGNVHAVMKYENGMGCWQGPNRSTTVKLKCGKETTVTSTTEPSRCEYLMEFTTPALCQDPKTLDSMLHEHTEL, encoded by the exons ATGGCGATGGCCTGTCAGTGCCTCATCCCTCTGCTGTTGCTGAGTGCGGCAGTGTCGACCGTGGAAGTGCACCGCCCCCGGGGAGTCCCCCTGACAA AAAAGCACTTTTATGTTGAGGGCAAACCATTCACTTGCTTGGATGGCTCCCGCACAATTCCCTTTGACAGGGTGAATGATGACTACTGTGACTGTCAGGATGGTTCAGATGAGCCAG GTACTCCGGCTTGCCCCAATGGCAGCTTTTACTGCACTAACGCGGGGCATCGACCAACCTTTATCCCATCGTCCCGCATCAATGATGGTGTATGCG ACTGCTGCGATGCAACAGATGAGTTCAACAGCGGTGCTCGTTGCCCAAACACTTGCAG GGAGTTGGGGCGCAAGGAGAGGGAGAGTCTGCAAAAACTGGCTGAGATTGCAAAGGAGGGCTTCATTCTCAAACAGCAACTCATTCAGGAGGCCAAGAGGGGTCTTGAGGAAAAGAAG GCCAAAGCATTAGAATTCGAGGCCAGTAAGAAACAACTGGAGGAGAAGGTGGAGGCTCTGAGAACGGTGAAAGAATCTGCAGAGGAGCCCGAAAAAGAAGCTAAAGGGCGCCATCTGAAGGCTTGGGAAG ATCAGAAGGCTGCAGTACGTGCAGAGAAGGACAAGGCTCGAATGACTGAGGTGTTTCTTGAACTGGATGATGATGGCGATGGCCT TGTCTCCCTGACTGAGCTTCAGTCTCACAGTGAGCTCGACACAGATTCAGATGGTTCTTTCACTGAAATGGAGGctcag ACCCTTTTGGGAGGCATGGACAAAGTGGACACGATGGCGTTCGAGGCTGTCTGGAAGGACATTAAAGACAAATACATCTCTGAG GCCCAAGCACAAGAGGAGATGCCACAAGAGGAGATGCCACAAGAGGAGACGCCGCATGGGGAGACGAGGGAGACGCTCTCCGACAATGACTCTGACCGTTATTCTGAGGGTGAAATTCCAGAggaagatgatgatggtgatgaacaggaggaggaggacgatgaagaagaggaagaggatgaagatCCAGATGAAGCAGACTACAAT AGACCTCCTGCGGTccaagaaaagaaagatgatgAGGACGAGGGGACGATGCCACCCTATGATGGGGAAACGCAGAACCTTATTGATG CTGCCCAGAAGGCGAGAGAGCAGTTTGATGAGGCTGAGCGAGCTCTCCGGGAACTGGATGATCAGTTGAA GAGCCTTGAAAAGGAAACATCCTCAGACTTTGGACCCAGTGCCGAGTTTGCCTACCTCTACAACCAGTGCTACGACTTAAATACTAGCGA GTACGTATACAGGCTCTGCCCATTTAATCGAGTAACCCAGAAACCCAAGCACGGCGGCTCAGAGACTAGCTTAGG GTCATGGGGTCATTGGGACGGTCCCGAGGGTAATGTCCACGCTGTGATGAAGTATGAAAATGGAATGGGATGCTGGCAAGGCCCCAACAGATCCACCACG GTCAAGCTAAAATGCGGGAAAGAGACTACAGTAACGTCCACGACGGAGCCCAGTCGTTGCGAGTACTTGATGGAATTCACCACTCCCGCCCTCTGCCAGGACCCCAAGACCCTGGACTCCATGCTGCATGAGCATACCGAACTTTAA